One part of the Botrytis cinerea B05.10 chromosome 8, complete sequence genome encodes these proteins:
- the BcnirA gene encoding BcnirA, with amino-acid sequence MEDKDKDRDRDTVNPKRRRGLGIVTPNACTECRKKRAKCDGETPCARCASQKNVECVYEVPVRQSKENMRSEIEHLKAYQQQSERVLAAIASQDQTAQVIDRLRQGEGLKSIADKLQTPPQISSADGENITTYTSFTDHQAIGNALRPVRGIITAPFTSWGRSGMQGPTADFQHGEMQGMWNQWPDTHNISSGMAAGDDLMNWETEPVNLPENNNHPAIGGTWPEEASNHSTPNSTVLYARGQGQETILGQGIGSLREDSPTYPPASWTKVTSDSEFVDHLMALYFCWEYPTFASLSKEHFLHDYKTGKTVHCSELLVNAILALGCRFSANVNARTDPHDSSTAGGHFFAEATRLLKLEKDQHSLTTIQALGLMAIREASGGRSSASIYLSGQSLRLAIEMGLHLEAEGQRPSEPVGGSQAVRLATFWGAFSLDQAWSLTIGRVPQFSHITKLNVKPAIVSTVEASAWIPYTDDGAPLERNCTQPSNIRSVYATFCELSELIHQSLYLFYAPGSNINSNSLLRVYTKFLRWYDSIPAALRLGHNFTPSVLFSHMYYHYAILLLFRPFIKLSLIGSGVSPRDVCNQAADAISALTSSYAQLYTLRRTPSFVPHFILASSITHLVTLGNAKTGVEKVTQGITDLREMASCHGFAARACNILRHLAKKWDIEVPDDSQEPIEPDIFDAQARPSPNSLNQFCTQVDEADMMRGIGLAGEEENPLFWPFPMQGRPLMQYAGGNLGKLGFERLKE; translated from the exons atggaAGACAAAGACAAGGACAGGGACAGGGACACAGTCAACCCAAAGAGACGGCGGGGTCTTGGTATTGTGACGCCAAATGCTTGCACAGAATGTAGAAAGAAACGTGCAAAG tGTGATGGCGAGACTCCCTGCGCAAGATGTGCATCTCAAAAGAACGTCGAATGCGTTTACGAAGTTCCCGTACGTCAATCGAAAGAGAATATGAGATCCGAGATCGAACATTTAAAGgcatatcaacaacaaaGTGAGCGTGTGCTTGCTGCTATCGCTTCACAGGATCAAACCGCGCAGGTAATCGATCGACTTCGACAAGGGGAAGGATTAAAAAGCATTGCGGACAAGTTACAAACTCCACCACAAATTTCATCGGCGGATGGAGAAAATATTACGACATACACAAGTTTTACCGATCATCAAGCAATTGGAAATGCACTCAGGCCGGTCAGAGGGATCATAACAGCTCCATTCACATCATGGGGGAGAAGTGGTATGCAAGGGCCAACTGCCGACTTTCAACATGGGGAAATGCAAGGAATGTGGAATCAATGGCCTGATACTCACAACATATCATCTGGTATGGCTGCTGGAGATGACTTGATGAATTGGGAAACGGAACCTGTTAATTTGCCTGAGAATAATAATCATCCGGCAATTGGAGGCACCTGGCCGGAAGAAGCATCCAATCATTCTACTCCGAATAGCACAGTACTATATGCTAGAGGTCAAGGTCAAGAGACGATTCTCGGTCAAGGAATTGGTTCATTGCGGGAAGATAGTCCAACCTATCCACCTGCATCCTGGACCAAAGTTACCTCGGATTCTGAATTCGTAGACCATCTTATGGCGCTTTATTTTTGCTGGGAATATCCCACATTTGCCTCTTTGAGCAAGGAGCATTTTCTTCATGATTATAAAACTGGAAAAACAGTGCATTGCAGTGAGCTACTAGTGAATGCGATATTGGCTTTAGGATGTCGATTCTCTGCTAATGTAAATGCAAGAACTGATCCTCACGATAGTAGTACTGCTGGTGGTCATTTCTTCGCCGAAGCAACTCGCTTGCTTAAATTGGAAAAAGACCAACACTCTTTGACAACAATTCAAGCATTGGGCCTGATGGCAATTAGAGAGGCAAGTGGAGGTCGCTCCAGTGCAAGTATTTATCTTTCAGGGCAATCACTTCGATTGGCAATTGAGATGGGTCTTCATCTTGAAGCTGAGGGTCAAAGGCCTAGTGAACCAGTAGGGGGATCACAAGCGGTACGACTAGCCACATTTTGGGGAGCCTTTTCTTTAGACCA AGCCTGGTCATTGACTATTGGGCGAGTACCTCAATTTTCACATATAACCAAGTTAAACGTAAAACCAGCAATTGTAAGTACAGTTGAGGCATCTGCTTGGATCCCTTATACAGATGATG GAGCACCACTTGAGCGTAATTGTACTCAGCCATCAAATATCAGAAGTGTATACGCAACATTTTGTGAGCTTTCTGAGCTAATTCACCAATCTTTGTATCTTTTCTATGCACCTGGCTCCAATATCAACAGCAATTCGCTACTCCGAGTATATACCAAGTTTCTCCGATGGTATGACTCAATTCCTGCGGCTTTACGTTTAGGACACAACTTTACACCATCCGTATTATTTTCACA TATGTACTATCACTATGCCATCTTACTTTTATTCCGCCCCTTTATTAAACTTTCTCTAATCGGATCGGGAGTTTCGCCCCGTGATGTTTGTAATCAAGCTGCGGATGCAATTTCTGCCCTCACCAGCTCCTACGCCCAACTTTACACGCTGAGGCGTACTCCCTCTTTTGTACCTCATTTTATACTCGCCTCAAGTATTACTCACCTCGTAACACTAGGCAATGCAAAAACTGGCGTTGAGAAGGTCACTCAAGGAATCACGGATCTCAGAGAGATGGCTAGCTGTCATGGATTTGCTGCTCGCGCCTGCAATATCCTTCGTCATCTGGCTAAAAAGTGGGATATCGAAGTCCCTGATGATAGCCAAGAGCCAATAGAACCTGACATCTTCGATGCCCAAGCTCGTCCTTCTCCCAACTCTCTTAATCAATTTTGTACACAAGTTGATGAGGCGGATATGATGCGCGGTA
- the BcnirA gene encoding BcnirA, with the protein MEDKDKDRDRDTVNPKRRRGLGIVTPNACTECRKKRAKCDGETPCARCASQKNVECVYEVPVRQSKENMRSEIEHLKAYQQQSERVLAAIASQDQTAQVIDRLRQGEGLKSIADKLQTPPQISSADGENITTYTSFTDHQAIGNALRPVRGIITAPFTSWGRSGMQGPTADFQHGEMQGMWNQWPDTHNISSGMAAGDDLMNWETEPVNLPENNNHPAIGGTWPEEASNHSTPNSTVLYARGQGQETILGQGIGSLREDSPTYPPASWTKVTSDSEFVDHLMALYFCWEYPTFASLSKEHFLHDYKTGKTVHCSELLVNAILALGCRFSANVNARTDPHDSSTAGGHFFAEATRLLKLEKDQHSLTTIQALGLMAIREASGGRSSASIYLSGQSLRLAIEMGLHLEAEGQRPSEPVGGSQAVRLATFWGAFSLDQAWSLTIGRVPQFSHITKLNVKPAIVSTVEASAWIPYTDDAPLERNCTQPSNIRSVYATFCELSELIHQSLYLFYAPGSNINSNSLLRVYTKFLRWYDSIPAALRLGHNFTPSVLFSHMYYHYAILLLFRPFIKLSLIGSGVSPRDVCNQAADAISALTSSYAQLYTLRRTPSFVPHFILASSITHLVTLGNAKTGVEKVTQGITDLREMASCHGFAARACNILRHLAKKWDIEVPDDSQEPIEPDIFDAQARPSPNSLNQFCTQVDEADMMRGIGLAGEEENPLFWPFPMQGRPLMQYAGGNLGKLGFERLKE; encoded by the exons atggaAGACAAAGACAAGGACAGGGACAGGGACACAGTCAACCCAAAGAGACGGCGGGGTCTTGGTATTGTGACGCCAAATGCTTGCACAGAATGTAGAAAGAAACGTGCAAAG tGTGATGGCGAGACTCCCTGCGCAAGATGTGCATCTCAAAAGAACGTCGAATGCGTTTACGAAGTTCCCGTACGTCAATCGAAAGAGAATATGAGATCCGAGATCGAACATTTAAAGgcatatcaacaacaaaGTGAGCGTGTGCTTGCTGCTATCGCTTCACAGGATCAAACCGCGCAGGTAATCGATCGACTTCGACAAGGGGAAGGATTAAAAAGCATTGCGGACAAGTTACAAACTCCACCACAAATTTCATCGGCGGATGGAGAAAATATTACGACATACACAAGTTTTACCGATCATCAAGCAATTGGAAATGCACTCAGGCCGGTCAGAGGGATCATAACAGCTCCATTCACATCATGGGGGAGAAGTGGTATGCAAGGGCCAACTGCCGACTTTCAACATGGGGAAATGCAAGGAATGTGGAATCAATGGCCTGATACTCACAACATATCATCTGGTATGGCTGCTGGAGATGACTTGATGAATTGGGAAACGGAACCTGTTAATTTGCCTGAGAATAATAATCATCCGGCAATTGGAGGCACCTGGCCGGAAGAAGCATCCAATCATTCTACTCCGAATAGCACAGTACTATATGCTAGAGGTCAAGGTCAAGAGACGATTCTCGGTCAAGGAATTGGTTCATTGCGGGAAGATAGTCCAACCTATCCACCTGCATCCTGGACCAAAGTTACCTCGGATTCTGAATTCGTAGACCATCTTATGGCGCTTTATTTTTGCTGGGAATATCCCACATTTGCCTCTTTGAGCAAGGAGCATTTTCTTCATGATTATAAAACTGGAAAAACAGTGCATTGCAGTGAGCTACTAGTGAATGCGATATTGGCTTTAGGATGTCGATTCTCTGCTAATGTAAATGCAAGAACTGATCCTCACGATAGTAGTACTGCTGGTGGTCATTTCTTCGCCGAAGCAACTCGCTTGCTTAAATTGGAAAAAGACCAACACTCTTTGACAACAATTCAAGCATTGGGCCTGATGGCAATTAGAGAGGCAAGTGGAGGTCGCTCCAGTGCAAGTATTTATCTTTCAGGGCAATCACTTCGATTGGCAATTGAGATGGGTCTTCATCTTGAAGCTGAGGGTCAAAGGCCTAGTGAACCAGTAGGGGGATCACAAGCGGTACGACTAGCCACATTTTGGGGAGCCTTTTCTTTAGACCA AGCCTGGTCATTGACTATTGGGCGAGTACCTCAATTTTCACATATAACCAAGTTAAACGTAAAACCAGCAATTGTAAGTACAGTTGAGGCATCTGCTTGGATCCCTTATACAGATGATG CACCACTTGAGCGTAATTGTACTCAGCCATCAAATATCAGAAGTGTATACGCAACATTTTGTGAGCTTTCTGAGCTAATTCACCAATCTTTGTATCTTTTCTATGCACCTGGCTCCAATATCAACAGCAATTCGCTACTCCGAGTATATACCAAGTTTCTCCGATGGTATGACTCAATTCCTGCGGCTTTACGTTTAGGACACAACTTTACACCATCCGTATTATTTTCACA TATGTACTATCACTATGCCATCTTACTTTTATTCCGCCCCTTTATTAAACTTTCTCTAATCGGATCGGGAGTTTCGCCCCGTGATGTTTGTAATCAAGCTGCGGATGCAATTTCTGCCCTCACCAGCTCCTACGCCCAACTTTACACGCTGAGGCGTACTCCCTCTTTTGTACCTCATTTTATACTCGCCTCAAGTATTACTCACCTCGTAACACTAGGCAATGCAAAAACTGGCGTTGAGAAGGTCACTCAAGGAATCACGGATCTCAGAGAGATGGCTAGCTGTCATGGATTTGCTGCTCGCGCCTGCAATATCCTTCGTCATCTGGCTAAAAAGTGGGATATCGAAGTCCCTGATGATAGCCAAGAGCCAATAGAACCTGACATCTTCGATGCCCAAGCTCGTCCTTCTCCCAACTCTCTTAATCAATTTTGTACACAAGTTGATGAGGCGGATATGATGCGCGGTA